Proteins found in one Scomber scombrus chromosome 15, fScoSco1.1, whole genome shotgun sequence genomic segment:
- the LOC133994848 gene encoding chondroitin sulfate proteoglycan 4-like, with protein MGSFVADLFLLLLLSTGQVYGVSFYGDGYIHLRTVESSIQTLLHVRFRTSSQTGLLFLAAGSRDFLLLELISGRLQVRLDLGSGERSLRSEKGIHLSDLGWHSMELTHDRHNVTMTVDRNSHTSLRMPGPDLELRVEDGLFVGGVVGLNHAYLLNISTGFRGCIDEAVFNEHNLLSSLKPYSGYKSIHEVSLGCSPQFSATEEDSISFFSSKAFITLPPWEVPQEGLFECELYPSTREEDGIVLYSSGNQGDFVAIEIRDGHLVAMVGNGVGSKTELHSLTHVNGNFTWYPIQLHLRPESIELKVGEELVKANLGLELQVIQLKGPLFLGGLDEQVRGEVRRAGLMSTAAEWQMARGGGSFKGCLRNIRVNTLRMGLPHAVITKDITVGCKTGQPPDAVTTVSPTDGREFDTTTAQPTGNNSDKKKSNFLLLRKLEVAEGSRAPLEPKHIKVNLDFRKLGIHPSQFMFRIEEQPVHGQLRLDLSPDPDGMLEEGQERTITMESEEKDRTFSMLDLWQGRVMYVHSGSEDQQDFFMFSVFSSNKKELPVFLKGNCLHRFDISISPVNDAPVLSLPEGNFFTLLENSKRPLTTDVLRVSDPDSNPEDLVFSSLGNLNTEAGHLEHQDYPGRAINLFSLQDLEEEKIDFVHTGVPTSRLALRVSDGHKLSNTVVFRIMAVVLEHKLVNNTGLEVNQGGASFITTNHLAVQVNVAEQAVEINYDVTESPQYGELQRLHSSGEWKSTALFSQKLVEKERIRYLNTYYGLQTQNNITDQFKCKISIGSLETEEVVFPIVVRWIQYKITRSKMEVNGIQKAIVTPENLNVISKGVKLNESDLFFRLLTVPKKGKLLLNNKALQRNSIFSQKNITDSLVKYELLNRLHDDTRDTFSFQVFSTLANSTTYDFRINIKAESNAITVVNKGLSILEGGSKVITKDILFTHTASNREVLYSITVNPRHGYIRRINLSNSSSINDNIVSFTNQDIIEERIMYVHDDSETKQDSFTFQIAVYKPHKLTSKKEEDEQTFNISVQLINDQRPVRVVNKVFHVARDGQRLVTLNDLRFQDDDTDFEDDWLVYTRRGIPMGELVLASDTSHKLYEFTQRDLEQKKVLFVHRGVSFGRFVLFVSDGKHYVSTLLEVMAQDPYLQVENNTGLMVQRGGITTLTSTNLSVFSNLDIRDPQEVTFEVFIPPKHGVLCFNDGDRDTVTEADAISIFTQGDLVAGRLAYYHDSSHELSDVFNVTSRARERSTEQRMDKGRREVHLDIGVSVKIFLESHQRPPTVITNQPVVVAEGQNVSISREHLEVVHDDSLPSEIVFTIQSSPTLGFIQRLSPEDKKGIKNGEQQHLYQGFRQQPTASFTQEDLNQGFMVYHQETKGSTNDSILLEATNGVTKVGPVRLEIDIIPILLPLQVSDLILDEGSSLPLTPSIIKVTNHHFSGMNFLYQIIIPPRHGHLEHSRIPGMPITAFTHTEVEREYISYIHDGSDTLNDNFTIVANQTEIRKHSLPCTVPISITPVNDETPVVTTNRGLKVWVGSVTEISVDDLSAEDSDTPSEGLEFIVTPPSNGHLALKSAPSRHILNFTQNHIQTGQLVFVHSGASSGGFHFQVNDGVNFAPRQIFSTTAHSLVLTLQRHHPMEVYPGSVTPISEQELKVGTNDVNDIRRNHSVVFAVTVPPKLGRLVQRMPDNSTRNISTFTQSMVNDGVILYDQNKPESLGWSATDSFSFTVSSPPAFLTAHVFTILISYQANEHHDNPQHRTRLLNNAGAVVAEGGKVTIDSSILDASNLLRKVPERYQKGHHILYRVVTLPRHGVLSTQGSNLTREQPDFSQVTLNKIGITYIHDDSETTSDSFTFRAWVAPLDLSNSSSSSSLSAFSSNSSNSSSSSSSSFSPLYSSSSLPSLDMVSHRRAKDRLTVTEMFNITVTPVNDQPPLIKTRARSMKVVIGERVVLGPDSLQVEDHDTPPEELHYLVISKPNNGYLTLGERPEPVTSFTQYDVNHNRLHFIQQGEPSTGVFYLNVTDGHHRPLYKRFSLEVIKPSVFMVNNTGLSLVQGKTAVVLTTNQLAAQTNGRSQANITYIVTTHPRHGRIAINDQEVMTFCHEDLQLGRVVYHMTDFSESEDSFQMSVSASSPGVEYGNVTGQIVNVIVRPLIHLRESVRVPSGIAVKLGKAMMDASELARISRVDPVFQILSPPKHGKLVKITYDLNRPSEVLKSFTFRDVVQGRVAIEETLSDSNNQLPRNKSALTTARGHTPATTLNDSFIFLLKAGHIQPAKGELHFTILPHHQMYHGTTGLNKANGASREHMTTRLQQQNRTTTGVGRGGGRGGSMTNSDILSHKHHNRTQHRMRPNNRWANNTRSGNHGGRSGSGVVGAGGRHSHSPYPHIPPDLVKHGPTNPPVLHPVHVEVLPRPASDPLFIILPLLACLLLIIILIVLILVFRHRKEKQARLQLFRHLAALPPPPEGSLYLGQPERSVAIPSVVVTPLGYVSCPTSPRVPMSPRRKSLAPGMTFWGSVESDRDGNIRGGNSNETDNVTGCNVLPADTAGFKTSVRPRSPTPNLKDDQYWV; from the exons ATGGGGAGTTTTGTGGCTGATCTGTTTCTACTCCTGCTGCTTTCCACAGGACAAGTTTATGGAG TGTCATTCTACGGAGATGGCTACATCCACCTGCGGACAGTGGAGTCTTCCATTCAGACGTTGCTCCATGTACGATTTCGAACCTCCAGTCAGACAGGGCTGCTATTTTTGGCAGCAGGAAGCAGAGACTTCTTGCTGCTGGAGCTGATCTCTGGGCGCCTGCAG GTACGTCTGGACCTGGGTTCAGGTGAGCGTTCACTGCGCTCAGAAAAAGGCATCCATCTTAGTGACCTGGGGTGGCACTCCATGGAGCTGACCCACGATCGCCATAATGTCACCATGACTGTGGACCGAAACTCTCACACCAGCCTCCGTATGCCAGGACCAGATCTGGAGCTCAGGGTCGAGGACGGCCTTTTTGTTGGTGGAGTAGTTGGGCTCAACCATGCGTACCTTCTTAATATCTCCACAGGGTTTAGAGGTTGCATAGATGAAGCTGTGTTCAATGAACATAATCTGCTGTCCAGCCTGAAGCCGTATTCTGGGTACAAAAGCATCCACGAGGTATCTCTGGGCTGTAGTCCGCAGTTTTCTGCGACAGAGGAGGATTCTATCAGTTTTTTCAGCTCCAAAGCTTTCATCACTCTACCACCGTGGGAGGTGCCACAAGAGGGGCTATTTGAATGTGAACTGTACCCCTCTACAAGAGAAGAAGATGGTATAGTCTTATATAGCTCCGGCAACCAGGGGGATTTTGTTGCTATAGAGATCAGAGATGGCCACCTGGTGGCAATGGTTGGAAATGGAGTTGGGAGTAAAACTGAGCTGCATTCCTTAACACATGTCAATGGCAACTTTACCTGGTATCCCATCCAGCTGCACCTGCGACCCGAAAGCATCGAGCTGAAGGTGGGTGAGGAGTTGGTTAAGGCCAACCTGGGTCTAGAGCTCCAAGTCATCCAGCTCAAAGGGCCTCTCTTCCTGGGAGGGCTAGATGAACAAGTGCGAGGAGAAGTGAGGCGAGCTGGGCTGATGtccactgcagctgaatggCAAATGGCTAGAGGAGGAGGCTCGTTTAAAGGCTGTCTGCGAAACATTAGGGTGAACACTCTTAGAATGGGCCTCCCTCATGCTGTCATCACTAAGGACATCACTGTGGGCTGCAAAACAGGGCAACCTCCAGATGCAGTGACCACCGTGAGTCCAACTGATGGTCGTGAGTTTGATACTACAACTGCACAACCGACTGGCAACAACAGTGATAAAAAGAAGTCCAACTTCCTCTTGCTGAGAAAGTTGGAGGTAGCGGAGGGAAGCCGGGCACCACTGGAGCCCAAACACATTAAG GTAAATCTTGATTTCCGGAAGTTAGGAATCCATCCATCCCAGTTTATGTTCCGTATTGAGGAGCAGCCTGTCCACGGCCAGCTCCGCCTGGACCTGAGTCCAGACCCAGATGGGATGCTGGAAGAAGGGCAGGAGAGGACTATCACAATGGAATCGGAAGAGAAGGACCGGACTTTCAGTATGCTCGATCTGTGGCAGGGCCGAGTGATGTATGTTCACAGTGGGTCAGAGGACCAGCAAGACttcttcatgttttcagtcttctCCAGCAATAAGAAGGAGCTTCCTGTGTTTCTGAAGGGCAACTGTCTGCACCGCTTTGATATTAGCATCAGTCCTGTTAATGATGCACCAGTGCTCAGCCTGCCAGAGGGAAACTTTTTCACTCTGCTGGAGAACTCCAAACGACCG TTGACAACAGATGTGCTGAGAGTGTCCGACCCTGACAGCAATCCTGAAGACCTGGTGTTCAGCTCCCTGGGAAACCTCAACACTGAGGCTGGACACCTTGAGCACCAGGATTACCCCGGCAG AGCCATTAACTTGTTCTCCCTGCAAgatctggaggaggagaagatcgACTTTGTTCACACTGGGGTCCCCACCTCTAGGTTGGCTCTCAGGGTCAGCGATGGGCATAAG CTGAGCAACACAGTCGTTTTCAGGATTATGGCGGTGGTGCTCGAACACAAACTGGTGAATAACACTGGACTGGAGGTGAACCAAGGTGGGGCTTCATTCATCACCACCAATCACCTTGCAGTACAAGTTAATGTGGCAGAGCAGGCAGTGGAAATCAACTATGACGTTACTGAGTCGCCACAATACGGTGAACTCCAGCGTTTGCATTCAAGTGGCGAATGGAAGTCGACAGCTTTATTCTCTCAAAAACTTGTAGAAAAAGAACGGATCAGATACCTCAACACGTACTATGGCCTTCAGACTCAGAACAATATCACTGATCAGTTCAAATGTAAAATCAGCATTGGTTCCCTAGAAACTGAGGAGGTTGTTTTCCCCATTGTGGTACGCTGGATCCAATACAAGATCACGCGAAGCAAAATGGAAGTCAATGGTATTCAAAAGGCTATTGTCACTCCAGAGAACCTAAATGTGATTTCTAAGGGTGTCAAACTCAATGAGAGTGACCTATTCTTCAGGCTTCTAACAGTTCCAAAAAAAGGCAAGCTTCTCCTCAATAACAAAGCTCTTCAAAGGAACTCAATCTTCAGCCAGAAAAACATCACAGACAGCTTGGTGAAGTACGAGCTGCTCAACAGATTGCACGATGACACAAGAGACACATTCAGCTTCCAGGTGTTTTCAACACTCGCCAACTCAACAACTTACGACTTCAGAATCAACATCAAAGCGGAGTCAAATGCCATTACCGTTGTAAACAAAGGCCTTTCAATACTGGAAGGAGGGAGTAAAGTCATCACCAAAGATATCCTGTTCACTCACACAGCAAGTAACCGTGAGGTCCTGTACAGCATAACTGTCAATCCCAGGCATGGGTACATAAGGAGGATTAACCTATCCAACTCATCTTCCATTAACGACAACATTGTGTCATTCACAAACCAGGATATCATCGAGGAAAGGATCATGTACGTTCACGATGACAGTGAGACCAAGCAGGATTCCTTCACTTTTCAAATTGCGGTTTATAAACCACACAAACTTACCAGCAAGAAGGAAGAAGATGAACAGACCTTCAATATCTCAGTCCAGCTCATCAATGATCAGAGACCTGTCAGGGTTGTCAATAAAGTTTTCCATGTGGCCCGTGATGGGCAGAGGTTAGTGACGTTGAATGACCTCCGTTTCCAGGATGATGACACAGACTTTGAGGACGACTGGTTGGTGTACACACGGAGGGGGATTCCGATGGGAGAGCTGGTGCTGGCCAGTGATACCAGTCACAAACTGTATGAGTTCACGCAGCGGGACCTTGAGCAG AAAAAGGTGTTGTTTGTCCACAGAGGAGTCAGTTTTGGGCGTTTTGTGCTTTTTGTATCAGATGGAAAACATTATGTTTCAACGCTACTGGAG GTAATGGCCCAGGATCCTTACCTGCAGGTAGAGAACAACACAGGCCTAATGGTCCAGCGAGGTGGGATCACGACCCTGACCTCCACCAACCTCAGCGTCTTCAGCAACCTTGACATCCGAGACCCACAGGAAGTGACATTTGAGGTTTTCATTCCACCTAAACATGGTGTCCTATGCTTTAATGATGGGGATCGTGACACTGTGACAGAAGCAGATGCAATTTCGATATTCACCCAGGGAGATTTGGTGGCGGGGCGCTTAGCATATTATCACGACAGCAGCCATGAGTTGTCAGATGTCTTCAATGTTACATCCAGAGCAAGGGAGAGAAGCACAGAGCAACGAATGgacaaagggaggagggaggtacATCTGGACATCGGAGTGTCTGTAAAAATTTTCCTGGAGAGTCACCAGAGACCACCAACAGTTATAACTAACCAGCCAGTGGTGGTGGCAGAGGGACAAAATGTTTCCATAAGTAGGGAGCATTTAGAG GTGGTTCATGATGACAGTCTGCCCTCAGAGATAGTTTTTACTATCCAAAGTTCTCCCACCCTGGGCTTTATTCAGAGGTTATCCCCTGAGGACAAGAAGGGAATCAAAAATGGAGAACAGCAGCACCTCTATCAG GGCTTCAGACAGCAGCCAACAGCCTCCTTCACTCAGGAGGACCTCAACCAGGGATTTATGGTCTACCATCAAGAGACTAAGGGAAGCACCAATGACTCTATTTTGTTGGAGGCAACCAATGGAGTTACAAAGGTTGGACCTGTCAGGCTGGAGATTGATATCATCCCTATCCTGCTACCTCTACAG GTGTCTGACTTGATCCTCGATGAAGGGTCATCCCTGCCGCTGACCCCTAGCATCATCAAGGTCACCAATCACCACTTCTCAGGAATGAACTTCCTGTACCAGATCATCATTCCACCACGACATGGCCACTTGGAGCACAGCCGGATCCCGGGGATGCCTATCactgctttcacacacactgag GTGGAGCGCGAGTACATCTCCTATATCCATGATGGCAGCGACACACTTAATGACAACTTCACCATCGTTGCCAATCAGACAGAAATTAGGAAGCACAGTCTGCCTTGCACTGTTCCCATCTCGATTACACCTGTCAACGATGAGACTCCTGTTGTTACAACCAACCGAGGTTTGAAG GTGTGGGTGGGCTCAGTTACTGAAATCTCAGTAGATGATCTCAGTGCAGAGGATTCAGACACTCCATCTGAGGGACTGGAGTTCATCGTCACACCACCCAGCAACGGCCACCTAGCCCTGAAGAGTGCCCCCTCCAGACACATCCTGAACTTCACCCAGAATCACATACAAACTGGACAACTGGTGTTTGTGCACAGTG GTGCATCATCTGGTGGGTTTCACTTCCAGGTGAATGATGGTGTGAACTTTGCCCCTCGCCAGATCTTCAGCACAACTGCCCACTCGCTGGTTCTTACCCTGCAGAGACACCATCCTATGGAGGTTTACCCAG GCTCTGTGACACCGATCTCTGAGCAGGAGCTTAAGGTGGGAACCAATGACGTCAACGACATCAGGAGAAACCACTCAGTGGTGTTTGCAGTGACTGTTCCTCCTAAACTCGGCCGTCTGGTCCAACGTATGCCCGACAACTCTACACGAAACATTTCTACATTCACACAGAGCATG GTGAATGATGGGGTTATCCTGTACGATCAGAACAAGCCGGAGTCCTTGGGTTGGTCAGCTACAGACTCTTTCTCATTCACCGTGTCCTCTCCTCCTGCTTTCCTTACTGCACACGTCTTCACAATATTAATATCCTACCAGGCCAACGAACATCACGACAACCCTCAACACAGGACCAGACTCCTAAACAATGCAG GGGCTGTGGTGGCAGAGGGAGGCAAGGTGACAATTGACAGCTCAATACTTGATGCCTCCAATCTCCTGAGGAAGGTCCCAGAGCGATACCAGAAAGGACACCACATCCTTTACCGTGTGGTTACTCTGCCACGCCACGGAGTTCTGTCTACACAAGGAAGCAACCTTACCAG GGAACAACCAGATTTCTCCCAGGTCACCCTCAACAAGATTGGCATCACATACATCCATGATGACTCTGAGACCACAAGTGACAGCTTCACTTTCCGGGCCTGGGTGGCTCCTTTGGATCTTTCCAAttcttcctcctcgtcttccttgTCTGCCTTTTCCTCAAATTCTTCcaattcctcctcctcctcttcgtcctccttttctcctctctactcatcatcctcccttccatcattagACATGGTTTCTCACCGGCGTGCCAAGGACAGGCTGACAGTGACGGAGATGtttaacatcactgtgacaCCAGTCAATGATCAGCCGCCACTAATCAAGACCAGAGCTCGAAGTATGAAGGTCGTAATCGGTGAAAGAGTCGTACTTGGACCAGACAGTCTGCAG GTTGAGGATCATGACACCCCTCCAGAGGAGCTGCACTACCTTGTGATTAGTAAGCCCAACAATGGCTACCTGACGCTGGGGGAAAGACCAGAACCGGTGACTTCTTTCACCCAGTACGACGTCAACCACAACCGGCTGCATTTTATACAGCAG GGTGAGCCTTCAACAGGAGTTTTCTACTTAAATGTAACAGACGGCCATCACCGTCCACTCTACAAACGGTTTAGTTTGGAGGTGATTAAGCCCTCTGTCTTCATGGTGAACAACACAGGACTGTCACTGGTTCAAGGCAAGACCGCTGTGGTCCTGACAACCAACCAGCTAGCAGCTCAAACAAATGGTCGCAGCCAGGCCAACATCACCTACATAGTCACCACACACCCTCGCCACGGACGCATTGCTATCAATGACCAGGAGGTCATGACCTTCTGCCATGAAGACCTCCAGTTAGGCCGTGTTGTCTACCACATGACTGATTTCAGTGAATCAGAGGACAGCTTCCAAATGTCAGTGTCAGCCTCGTCACCTGGTGTTGAATATGGAAATGTGACTGGGCAGATAGTGAATGTTATTGTGCGGCCTCTGATCCACCTGAGGGAGTCAGTACGAGTACCCAGTGGTATTGCTGTGAAACTGGGTAAAGCCATGATGGATGCCTCTGAACTGGCAAGAATCAGCAGAGTTGACCCAGTCTTCCAAATTCTTTCTCCACCAAAACATGGCAAACTGGTCAAG ATTACCTATGACCTTAACCGACCATCAGAAGTCCTGAAGTCCTTTACGTTCCGCGATGTGGTGCAAGGTCGGGTCGCCATTGAGGAAACTCTCAGCGACAGCAATAACCAACTACCCAGAAACAAATCAGCACTCACGACCGCTCGAGGCCACACCCCCGCCACAACTCTCAACGATTCGTTCATCTTTCTGCTGAAGGCTGGACACATCCAACCTGCGAAGGGCGAGCTTCACTTCACCATCTTACCCCACCACCAGATGTATCATGGTACGACTGGTTTAAATAAAGCAAACGGTGCAAGTCGTGAACACATGACGACCCGTCTGCAGCAACAGAACAGGACTACTACTGGAGTAGGAAGGGGAGGGGGCCGAGGTGGCTCCATGACGAACAGTGACATTTTGTCACATAAGCACCACAACAGGACACAGCACAGGATGAGGCCTAACAACCGCTGGGCGAACAACACACGAAGTGGGAATCATGGAGGAAGATCGGGGAGCGGTGTAGTAGGAGCTGGAGGGCGTCACAGTCATTCTCCATATCCCCACATTCCTCCTGACCTGGTGAAACATGGTCCAACAAACCCTCCTGTCCTTCATCCGGTTCATGTGGAGGTCCTCCCTCGCCCCGCCTCTGACCCTCTCTTCATCATCCTGCCGCTGCTGGCCTGTTTGCTTCTCATCATAATCCTCATAGTTTTGATTCTGGTGTTCCGTCACCGAAAGGAGAAACAGGCCCGCTTGCAACTCTTCCGGCACCTTGCTGCATTACCTCCACCTCCCGAGGGCAGCCTTTACCTGGGCCAGCCGGAGCGTAGCGTGGCTATACCCTCTGTGGTAGTCACCCCGCTTGGCTATGTAAGCTGCCCCACCTCACCCAGGGTACCCATGAGTCCCAGAAGGAAGAGTCTGGCCCCTGGGATGACCTTCTGGGGGTCAGTTGAATCTGATAGGGATGGGAATATTAGAGGTGGTAACAGTAATGAAACAGATAATGTAACTGGCTGTAATGTGCTCCCAGCTGATACCGCAGGATTCAAGACCTCTGTGAGACCGAGGTCCCCAACTCCAAATCTTAAAGATGACCAGTACTGGGTCTGA